Proteins from one Chroococcidiopsis sp. CCMEE 29 genomic window:
- the rfbF gene encoding glucose-1-phosphate cytidylyltransferase: MKVVLLAGGLGTRISEETALKPKPMVEIGGRPILWHIMKIYSAYGINDFIICCGYKGYVIKEYFANYFLHMSDVTFDMRFNQMNVHCGYAEPWRVTLVDTGELTMTGGRLKRVKEHIGNETFCFTYGDGVSNINIKQLVDFHKEQKTLATLTATQPPGRFGAICLGQEQTKITTFQEKPEGDGAWINGGYFVLEPQVIDYIADDSTVWEQEPLEKLAHMEQLSAYKHDGFWQPMDTLRDKTYLENFWKSGNAPWKVW, from the coding sequence ATGAAAGTAGTACTGCTTGCTGGAGGACTTGGCACTCGTATTAGTGAAGAAACTGCGCTCAAGCCAAAACCCATGGTTGAAATTGGCGGTAGACCTATTCTTTGGCACATCATGAAGATCTACTCTGCCTATGGTATTAATGACTTCATTATTTGCTGTGGTTACAAAGGTTACGTAATCAAGGAGTATTTCGCTAACTACTTCTTACACATGTCCGATGTCACGTTTGACATGCGGTTTAATCAAATGAATGTTCACTGTGGTTACGCTGAACCATGGCGAGTCACACTAGTAGATACTGGTGAATTGACGATGACTGGTGGACGGCTGAAGCGAGTGAAGGAGCATATTGGCAATGAAACCTTCTGTTTCACCTATGGTGATGGGGTCAGCAATATCAATATAAAACAGCTGGTTGACTTCCACAAAGAACAAAAAACTCTAGCAACATTAACCGCAACCCAACCACCAGGACGTTTTGGAGCAATCTGCCTAGGACAGGAGCAAACGAAAATCACCACCTTTCAAGAAAAACCTGAAGGAGATGGTGCTTGGATTAACGGCGGCTATTTTGTTCTAGAACCTCAAGTCATTGACTACATTGCAGATGACTCCACAGTTTGGGAACAGGAGCCATTAGAAAAATTAGCTCATATGGAACAGCTATCTGCTTACAAACATGATGGTTTTTGGCAGCCCATGGATACTTTACGAGATAAAACTTACCTGGAAAACTTCTGGAAGAGTGGTAATGCCCCTTGGAAGGTGTGGTAG